In Burkholderia sp. NRF60-BP8, a single window of DNA contains:
- the aceF gene encoding dihydrolipoyllysine-residue acetyltransferase — translation MSQAIEVKVPDIGDYKDVPVIEIGVKVGDTVEPEQSLVTLESDKATMDVPSPVGGVVKEIKVKVGDSVSEGSLIVLLEGGAAAQANGAAAPAAAPAPAAAPAPAAAPVAAPAAPAASGGTLEVKVPDIGDYKDVPVIEIGVKVGDTVEKEQSLVTLESDKATMDVPSPAAGVVKDIKVKVGDSVSEGTLIVLLEAAGAPAVAAPQASAPAPAAAAAAPAAAAPASAPAKAAPAPAAAAPAAAPSGEYRASHASPSVRKFARELGVDVSRVQGSGPKGRITKEDVTGFVKGVMTGQRAAPAAAAAPAGGGELNLLPWPKVDFSKFGPFEAKPLSRIKKISGANLHRNWVMIPHVTNNDEADITELEALRVQLNKEHEKAGVKFTMLAFVIKAVVAGLKKFPTFNASLDGDNLVFKQYFHIGFAADTPNGLVVPVIRDADKKGLVDIAKEMSDLSKAAREGKLKPDQMQGGCFSISSLGGIGGTNFTPIINAPEVAILGLSRGQMKPVWDGKQFVPRLMLPLSLSYDHRVIDGAEAARFNAYLGALLGDFRRIIL, via the coding sequence ATGAGTCAAGCGATCGAAGTGAAGGTGCCGGATATCGGCGATTACAAGGACGTGCCGGTCATCGAGATCGGCGTGAAGGTCGGCGATACGGTCGAGCCGGAGCAGTCGCTCGTCACGCTCGAGTCGGACAAGGCGACGATGGACGTGCCGAGCCCGGTGGGCGGCGTCGTGAAGGAAATCAAGGTCAAGGTCGGCGATTCCGTGTCGGAAGGCTCGCTGATCGTCCTGCTCGAAGGCGGCGCGGCCGCCCAGGCGAACGGCGCGGCTGCGCCGGCCGCGGCGCCTGCTCCTGCGGCAGCGCCGGCCCCGGCCGCGGCGCCCGTTGCCGCACCGGCTGCACCGGCCGCGTCCGGCGGCACGCTCGAAGTGAAGGTGCCGGATATCGGCGACTACAAGGACGTGCCGGTGATCGAGATCGGCGTGAAGGTCGGCGACACGGTCGAGAAGGAGCAGTCGCTCGTCACGCTCGAGTCGGACAAGGCGACGATGGACGTGCCGAGCCCGGCTGCCGGCGTCGTGAAGGACATCAAGGTGAAAGTGGGCGATTCGGTGTCGGAAGGCACGCTGATCGTGCTGCTCGAAGCCGCCGGCGCACCGGCTGTCGCGGCACCGCAGGCGAGCGCACCGGCTCCGGCCGCGGCTGCTGCGGCGCCCGCTGCCGCCGCACCGGCATCCGCGCCCGCGAAGGCTGCGCCGGCACCGGCTGCCGCCGCACCGGCCGCCGCGCCGTCGGGCGAATACCGCGCGAGCCACGCATCGCCGTCGGTCCGCAAGTTCGCGCGTGAACTCGGCGTCGACGTGTCGCGCGTGCAGGGTTCGGGTCCGAAGGGCCGCATCACGAAGGAAGACGTCACGGGTTTCGTGAAGGGCGTGATGACGGGCCAGCGCGCGGCGCCGGCCGCGGCAGCCGCGCCGGCAGGCGGCGGCGAGCTGAACCTGCTGCCGTGGCCGAAGGTCGACTTCTCGAAGTTCGGCCCGTTCGAGGCGAAGCCGCTGTCGCGCATCAAGAAGATCTCGGGCGCGAACCTGCATCGCAACTGGGTGATGATCCCGCACGTCACGAACAACGACGAAGCGGACATCACCGAGCTCGAAGCGCTGCGCGTCCAGCTGAACAAGGAACACGAAAAGGCGGGCGTGAAGTTCACGATGCTCGCGTTCGTGATCAAGGCGGTCGTCGCCGGCCTGAAGAAATTCCCGACCTTCAACGCGAGCCTCGACGGCGACAACCTCGTGTTCAAGCAGTACTTCCACATCGGTTTCGCGGCCGATACGCCGAACGGCCTCGTCGTGCCGGTGATCCGCGATGCGGACAAGAAGGGCCTCGTCGACATCGCGAAGGAAATGAGCGACCTGTCGAAGGCCGCGCGCGAAGGCAAGCTGAAGCCGGACCAGATGCAGGGCGGCTGCTTCTCGATCTCGTCGCTCGGCGGGATCGGCGGGACGAACTTCACGCCGATCATCAACGCGCCGGAAGTGGCGATCCTCGGGTTGTCGCGCGGCCAGATGAAGCCGGTGTGGGACGGCAAGCAGTTCGTGCCGCGGCTCATGCTGCCGCTGTCGCTGTCGTATGACCATCGCGTCATCGACGGTGCGGAAGCCGCGCGGTTCAATGCGTATCTCGGGGCGTTGCTCGGGGATTTCCGTCGCATCATTCTTTGA
- the aceE gene encoding pyruvate dehydrogenase (acetyl-transferring), homodimeric type, which produces MSAVPNEVMKYVAAERDDDPQETVEWLESLDGVISSVGTGRAHYLIEKQIEFARMHGEHLPFSANTPYINTIPLEAQAKIPGDQDIEHRIRSYTRWNALAMVLRAGKDTNVGGHIASFASAATLYDVGYNHFWHAASDQHGGDLVFVQGHSSPGVYSRAFLLGRLSEEQLDNFRQEVDGKGISSYPHPWLMPDFWQFPTVSMGLGPIMAIYQARFMKYLESRGIAKTEGRKVWAFLGDGETDEPESLGAIGMASREKLDNLVFVINCNLQRLDGPVRGNGKIIQELESEFRGAGWNVIKVIWGSRWDALFARDKTGALMRRMMECVDGEYQTYKSESGAYVREHFFNTPELKALVADWSDDDIWALNRGGHDPHKIYAAFHEATNTKGAPTVILAKTIKGYGMGESGQAMNITHQQKKLPVEQLKKFRDQFRLPITDEQIADVPYLKFEEGSKELEYMRQKRMDLGGYLPHRREKATSLPVPALDAFEPLLKGTGEGREISTTMAFVRILNILLKDKALGKRVVPIVPDESRTFGMEGLFRQIGIWNQEGQKYVPEDSDQLMFYKESQTGQILQEGINEAGGMCDWIAAATSYSTHGEIMVPFYIFYSMFGFQRIGDLAWAAGDMRSRGFLLGGTAGRTTLNGEGLQHEDGHSLLWAASVPNCVSYDPTFGYELAVIIQDGLRRMVQDQEDVYYYITVMNENYEHPAIPQGEHVAADIIKGMYSFKKADADKKAPRVQLLGAGTIFNEVIAAADLLKNDWGVAADLWSVPSFTELAREGHDVERWNLLHPTEERRLSHVQKCLKDTQGPVIASTDYVRALVDQIRGQIDRRFVVLGTDGFGRSDTREKLRHFFEVDRHWVTVAALNALADEGTIERKVVADAIAKYNLDPSKPNPMTV; this is translated from the coding sequence ATGTCCGCTGTACCGAACGAAGTGATGAAATATGTCGCCGCCGAACGTGACGACGACCCGCAAGAAACCGTCGAGTGGCTCGAGTCGCTCGATGGCGTGATCTCCTCCGTGGGCACCGGCCGTGCGCATTACCTGATCGAAAAGCAGATCGAATTCGCCCGCATGCACGGCGAGCACCTGCCGTTCTCCGCCAATACCCCGTACATCAACACGATTCCGCTCGAAGCCCAGGCGAAGATTCCGGGCGACCAGGACATCGAGCACCGCATTCGTTCGTACACGCGCTGGAACGCGCTCGCGATGGTGCTGCGCGCAGGCAAGGACACGAACGTCGGCGGCCACATCGCGTCGTTCGCATCGGCCGCGACGCTCTACGACGTCGGCTACAACCATTTCTGGCACGCAGCGTCCGACCAGCACGGCGGCGATCTCGTGTTCGTGCAGGGCCACTCGTCGCCGGGCGTGTACTCGCGCGCGTTCCTGCTCGGCCGCCTGTCGGAAGAGCAGCTCGACAACTTCCGCCAGGAAGTCGACGGCAAGGGCATCTCGTCGTATCCGCACCCGTGGCTGATGCCGGACTTCTGGCAGTTCCCGACCGTGTCGATGGGTCTCGGCCCGATCATGGCGATCTACCAGGCGCGCTTCATGAAGTACCTGGAATCGCGCGGCATCGCGAAGACGGAAGGCCGCAAGGTCTGGGCGTTCCTCGGCGACGGCGAGACGGACGAACCGGAATCGCTCGGCGCGATCGGCATGGCGAGCCGCGAGAAGCTCGACAACCTCGTGTTCGTGATCAACTGCAACCTGCAGCGTCTCGACGGTCCGGTGCGCGGCAACGGCAAGATCATCCAGGAACTCGAATCGGAATTCCGCGGCGCCGGCTGGAACGTGATCAAGGTCATCTGGGGCAGCCGCTGGGATGCGCTGTTCGCGCGCGACAAGACGGGCGCGCTGATGCGCCGGATGATGGAGTGCGTCGACGGCGAATACCAGACGTACAAATCGGAGTCGGGCGCGTACGTGCGCGAGCACTTCTTCAACACGCCTGAACTGAAGGCGCTCGTCGCCGACTGGTCGGACGACGACATCTGGGCGCTGAACCGCGGCGGCCACGATCCGCACAAGATCTACGCGGCGTTCCACGAAGCCACGAACACGAAGGGCGCGCCGACCGTCATCCTCGCGAAGACCATCAAGGGCTACGGGATGGGCGAGTCGGGCCAGGCGATGAACATCACGCACCAGCAGAAGAAGCTGCCGGTCGAGCAACTGAAGAAGTTCCGCGACCAGTTCCGCCTGCCGATCACCGACGAGCAGATCGCCGACGTGCCGTACCTGAAGTTCGAGGAAGGCTCGAAGGAGCTCGAATACATGCGCCAGAAGCGCATGGACCTCGGCGGCTACCTGCCGCACCGCCGCGAAAAGGCGACGTCGCTGCCGGTGCCGGCGCTCGACGCGTTCGAGCCGCTGTTGAAGGGCACGGGCGAAGGCCGTGAGATCTCGACGACGATGGCGTTCGTGCGGATCCTGAACATCCTGCTGAAGGACAAGGCGCTCGGCAAGCGCGTCGTGCCGATCGTCCCGGACGAGTCGCGCACGTTCGGCATGGAAGGCCTGTTCCGCCAGATCGGTATCTGGAACCAGGAAGGCCAGAAGTACGTGCCGGAAGATTCCGACCAGCTGATGTTCTACAAGGAATCGCAGACCGGCCAGATCCTGCAGGAAGGCATCAACGAAGCGGGCGGCATGTGCGACTGGATCGCGGCGGCGACGTCGTATTCGACGCACGGCGAGATCATGGTGCCGTTCTACATCTTCTACTCGATGTTCGGCTTCCAGCGGATCGGCGACCTCGCGTGGGCCGCGGGCGACATGCGTTCGCGCGGTTTCCTGCTGGGCGGCACGGCGGGCCGTACGACGCTGAACGGCGAAGGCCTGCAACACGAAGACGGTCATTCGCTGCTGTGGGCGGCATCGGTGCCGAACTGCGTGAGCTACGACCCGACGTTCGGCTACGAACTCGCGGTGATCATCCAGGACGGCCTGCGCCGCATGGTGCAGGACCAGGAAGACGTGTACTACTACATCACGGTGATGAACGAGAACTACGAGCACCCGGCGATTCCGCAGGGCGAGCACGTGGCGGCCGACATCATCAAGGGCATGTACTCGTTCAAGAAGGCCGACGCCGACAAGAAGGCGCCGCGCGTGCAGCTGCTGGGCGCGGGCACGATCTTCAACGAAGTGATCGCCGCCGCCGACCTGCTGAAGAACGACTGGGGCGTCGCCGCCGATCTGTGGAGCGTGCCGAGCTTCACCGAGCTCGCGCGCGAAGGCCACGACGTCGAACGCTGGAACCTGCTCCATCCGACCGAAGAGCGTCGCCTGTCGCACGTGCAGAAGTGCCTGAAGGACACGCAGGGCCCGGTCATCGCATCGACCGACTACGTCCGTGCGCTGGTCGACCAGATCCGCGGCCAGATCGATCGTCGCTTCGTCGTGCTGGGCACCGACGGCTTCGGTCGTTCGGACACCCGCGAGAAGCTGCGTCACTTCTTCGAAGTCGACCGTCACTGGGTCACCGTCGCCGCGCTGAACGCGCTGGCCGACGAAGGCACGATCGAGCGCAAGGTGGTCGCGGACGCGATCGCCAAGTACAACCTCGATCCGTCCAAGCCCAACCCGATGACCGTTTAA
- the folD gene encoding bifunctional methylenetetrahydrofolate dehydrogenase/methenyltetrahydrofolate cyclohydrolase FolD, with product MTALLIDGNALSKTLRGQAAERAAALTARGHQPGLAVILVGANPASEVYVRNKIKACEDNGFFSLKDAYPATLSEADLLARIDELNRDPKIHGILVQLPLPAHIDSHKVIEAIAPEKDVDGFHVANAGALMTGKPLFRPCTPYGVMKMFEAHGIALQGANAVVIGRSNIVGKPMAMMLLDAGATVTICHSKTRDLAAHTRQADIVVAAVGKRNILTADMVKPGATVIDVGMNRDDAGKLCGDVDFAGVKEVAGYITPVPGGVGPMTITMLLINTIESAERAAAAAA from the coding sequence ATGACAGCCCTCCTCATCGACGGCAACGCCCTTTCGAAGACCCTGCGCGGTCAGGCCGCCGAACGCGCCGCCGCGCTGACCGCCCGCGGCCACCAGCCCGGTCTCGCGGTGATCCTCGTCGGCGCCAACCCGGCGAGCGAAGTCTACGTGCGCAACAAGATCAAGGCATGCGAGGACAACGGCTTCTTCTCGCTGAAGGATGCGTACCCGGCCACGCTGTCGGAAGCCGACCTGCTCGCGCGCATTGACGAACTGAACCGCGATCCGAAGATCCACGGCATCCTGGTCCAGTTGCCGCTGCCCGCGCATATCGACAGCCACAAGGTGATCGAGGCGATCGCGCCGGAGAAGGACGTCGACGGCTTTCACGTCGCGAACGCCGGTGCGCTGATGACCGGCAAGCCGCTGTTCCGCCCGTGCACGCCGTACGGCGTGATGAAGATGTTCGAAGCGCACGGCATTGCGCTGCAAGGCGCGAACGCGGTCGTGATCGGCCGCTCGAACATCGTCGGCAAGCCGATGGCGATGATGCTGCTCGACGCCGGCGCGACCGTGACGATCTGCCACAGCAAGACGCGCGACCTCGCCGCGCATACGCGCCAGGCCGACATCGTGGTCGCCGCGGTCGGCAAGCGCAACATCCTGACCGCCGACATGGTGAAGCCGGGCGCGACGGTGATCGACGTCGGCATGAACCGCGACGACGCGGGCAAGCTGTGCGGCGACGTCGATTTCGCGGGCGTGAAGGAAGTCGCCGGCTACATCACGCCGGTGCCGGGCGGCGTCGGCCCGATGACCATCACGATGCTGCTGATCAACACGATCGAATCCGCCGAACGCGCCGCTGCCGCCGCAGCCTGA
- the fixL gene encoding oxygen sensor histidine kinase FixL, which translates to MLTDRLFARSARPPGPPAESQPSRWHHGPWWSNSYLLTPLLSILVFLVVMSLILWSLNRREQQQQEDTLFRNVAWAQQQIRLSMTGAQEQLQALSRDLASGRLDQNAFQMAVADVMQTHPEILYLNWYTAPGVQRWPAVHPPLLGQRLAKPGDAQMQDAVRGAYDEARNTRRQAYSPLIYDDFGNGFITLQTPVMRGDREYLGSIAAVFSVEGILKHDIPQELSSKYKISITDSNNRELSSTSTRPRLPRDSHYDLPLDPPGQGLTVRVYAFPQLTNLTNNTLVWLVAGLSCFVLWSLWSLWKHTRQRFEAQQALYAEAFFRRAMENSVLIGMRVLDMHGRITHVNPAFCRMTGWDETDLVGKVAPFPYWPRDAYPEMQRQLDMTLRGKAPSSGFELRVRRKNGTLFHARLYVSPLIDSSGRQTGWMSSMTDITEPKRAREELAAAHERFTTVLESLDAAVSVLAADEAELLFANRYYRHLFGIRPDGHLELSGGGFDRAQASSDSIDMVDAFAGLPASALTSSTADAQEVYVESIQKWFEVRRQYIQWVDGHLAQMQIATDITTRKKAQELAHQQEEKLQFTSRLMTMGEMASSIAHELNQPLAAINNYCSGTLALVKSGRGTPETLQPALEKTAQQALRAGMIVKRIREFVKRSEPKRQPARVADIVADAVGLAEIEARKRRIRIVTEILARMPIIYVDPVLIEQVLMNLMKNAAEAMADVKPASADGVIRVVADIDAGFVDIRVIDQGPGVDEATAERLFEPFYSTKSDGMGMGLNICRSIIESHRGRLWVVNNVEPDGRISGATFHCSLPIGEPADLGQGGREASASHTVTGEL; encoded by the coding sequence ATGTTGACCGATCGGCTTTTCGCACGCTCGGCGCGACCGCCGGGCCCGCCGGCGGAGTCGCAGCCGTCCCGTTGGCACCACGGACCGTGGTGGTCCAACTCCTATTTGCTGACGCCGCTGCTGTCGATTCTGGTGTTCCTCGTCGTGATGAGCCTCATCCTGTGGAGCCTCAACCGGCGCGAACAGCAGCAGCAGGAAGACACCCTGTTTCGCAACGTCGCGTGGGCCCAGCAGCAGATCCGCCTGTCGATGACGGGCGCGCAGGAACAACTGCAGGCGCTGTCGCGCGACCTCGCGTCCGGCCGCCTCGACCAGAACGCGTTCCAGATGGCCGTTGCGGACGTGATGCAGACGCATCCTGAAATCCTCTACCTGAACTGGTACACGGCGCCGGGCGTGCAGCGCTGGCCGGCCGTGCATCCGCCGCTGCTCGGCCAGCGGCTCGCGAAGCCCGGCGACGCGCAGATGCAGGACGCCGTGCGCGGCGCGTACGACGAGGCGCGCAACACGCGCCGCCAGGCCTATTCGCCGCTGATCTACGACGACTTCGGCAACGGCTTCATCACGTTGCAGACGCCGGTGATGCGCGGCGACCGCGAATATCTCGGCTCGATCGCCGCGGTGTTCTCGGTCGAGGGCATCCTGAAGCACGACATCCCGCAGGAACTGTCGTCGAAGTACAAGATCTCGATCACCGACTCGAACAACCGCGAACTGTCGTCCACGTCGACGCGCCCGCGCCTGCCGCGCGACTCGCACTACGACCTCCCGCTCGACCCGCCCGGCCAGGGACTGACGGTGCGCGTGTATGCGTTCCCGCAGCTCACGAACCTGACCAACAACACGCTCGTGTGGCTGGTCGCCGGCCTGTCGTGCTTCGTGCTGTGGAGCCTCTGGAGCCTGTGGAAGCACACACGCCAGCGCTTCGAGGCGCAGCAGGCGCTGTACGCGGAAGCATTCTTCCGCCGCGCGATGGAGAACTCGGTGCTGATCGGCATGCGCGTGCTCGACATGCACGGCCGCATCACGCACGTGAACCCGGCGTTCTGCCGGATGACGGGCTGGGACGAAACGGATCTCGTCGGCAAGGTTGCGCCGTTCCCGTACTGGCCGCGCGACGCCTACCCGGAAATGCAGCGCCAACTCGACATGACGCTGCGCGGCAAGGCGCCGAGTTCGGGCTTCGAGCTGCGCGTGCGCCGCAAGAACGGCACGCTGTTCCATGCGCGCCTGTACGTATCGCCGCTGATCGACAGTTCGGGCCGCCAGACCGGCTGGATGTCGTCGATGACCGACATCACCGAGCCGAAGCGCGCGCGAGAAGAGCTGGCGGCCGCGCACGAACGCTTCACGACGGTGCTCGAAAGCCTCGACGCCGCGGTGTCGGTGCTCGCCGCCGACGAAGCCGAGCTGCTGTTCGCGAACCGCTACTACCGCCACCTGTTCGGCATTCGCCCGGACGGCCACCTCGAATTGTCCGGCGGCGGCTTCGACCGCGCGCAGGCATCGTCCGACTCGATCGACATGGTCGACGCGTTCGCGGGCCTGCCGGCCTCCGCGCTGACCAGCAGCACGGCCGATGCGCAGGAGGTGTACGTCGAGAGCATCCAGAAGTGGTTCGAAGTGCGTCGCCAGTACATCCAGTGGGTGGACGGCCACCTCGCGCAGATGCAGATCGCGACCGACATCACGACCCGCAAGAAGGCACAGGAACTCGCGCACCAGCAGGAAGAAAAGCTGCAGTTCACGAGCCGATTGATGACGATGGGTGAAATGGCGTCGTCGATTGCTCACGAATTGAATCAGCCGCTCGCCGCGATCAACAACTACTGCTCGGGCACGCTCGCGCTCGTGAAGAGCGGCCGCGGCACGCCCGAGACGCTGCAGCCCGCGCTGGAAAAGACCGCGCAGCAGGCGCTGCGCGCGGGGATGATCGTCAAGCGGATCCGCGAATTCGTGAAGCGCAGCGAGCCGAAGCGCCAGCCGGCGCGGGTCGCGGACATCGTCGCCGACGCGGTCGGGCTCGCCGAAATCGAGGCCAGAAAGCGCAGGATCCGGATCGTCACGGAAATCCTCGCAAGAATGCCTATTATTTATGTCGACCCCGTGCTGATCGAACAGGTGCTGATGAACCTGATGAAGAACGCAGCCGAGGCGATGGCCGACGTGAAGCCGGCGTCGGCGGACGGCGTGATCCGCGTCGTCGCCGACATCGATGCGGGCTTCGTCGACATCCGCGTGATCGACCAGGGCCCGGGCGTCGACGAAGCGACGGCCGAGCGCCTGTTCGAACCGTTTTACAGCACCAAGTCCGACGGCATGGGCATGGGGCTGAACATCTGCCGTTCGATCATCGAATCGCATCGGGGGCGTCTGTGGGTGGTCAACAACGTCGAGCCGGATGGCCGCATTTCCGGCGCGACGTTCCACTGCAGCCTGCCCATTGGGGAACCCGCTGATCTCGGCCAAGGGGGGCGCGAGGCATCGGCATCACATACCGTTACGGGAGAACTATGA
- the lpdA gene encoding dihydrolipoyl dehydrogenase: MSLIEVKVPDIGDFSGVDVIEVNVKPGDVIEKEQTLITLESDKASMEVPSDVAGTVKEVKVKAGEKVSQGTVIAIVEASAGAAAPAKAPEAPKPAAAAPAPAAAAPAPAPQAGSYSGAADIECDMLVLGAGPGGYSAAFRAADLGMKTVLVERYSTLGGVCLNVGCIPSKALLHTSLVVEEAAALASHGITFGKPQVDLDKLRDFKGGVVKKLTTGLAGMAKARKVEVVTGVGAFVDPFHMEVQGDNGKKVVKFKQAIIAAGSQAVKLPFMPEDPRVVDSTGALELRQLPKRMLVIGGGIIGLEMATVYSTLGAEIDVVEMMDGLMMGADRDLVKVWEKYNAKRFGNVMLKTKTVGAEAKEDGIYVKFEGEKAPAEAQRYDLVLVAVGRSPNGKKIGADKAGVAVTDRGFIEVDKQMRTNVPHIFAIGDVVGQPMLAHKAVHEGHVAAEAAHGEKAYFDALQIPSVAYTDPEVAWAGKTEDQCKAEGIKYGKAVFPWAASGRAIANGRDEGFTKLIFDEETHRVIGGGIVGLNAGDLISEVCLAVEMGADAEDIGKTIHPHPTLGESVGMAAELYEGVCTDLPPQRKK; the protein is encoded by the coding sequence ATGAGTCTCATCGAAGTCAAGGTTCCGGATATCGGCGATTTCAGCGGCGTCGATGTCATCGAAGTCAACGTGAAACCCGGCGACGTGATCGAAAAAGAGCAAACGCTCATCACGCTCGAATCCGATAAAGCCTCCATGGAAGTGCCCAGCGACGTCGCCGGCACCGTCAAGGAAGTCAAGGTCAAGGCTGGCGAGAAAGTCTCGCAAGGCACCGTCATCGCCATCGTCGAAGCATCGGCAGGCGCAGCCGCACCCGCGAAAGCGCCCGAAGCGCCGAAGCCCGCAGCGGCTGCACCGGCTCCGGCCGCAGCCGCTCCGGCGCCCGCGCCGCAAGCCGGCAGCTACAGCGGCGCCGCCGACATCGAATGCGACATGCTCGTGCTCGGCGCCGGCCCCGGCGGCTATTCGGCCGCGTTCCGCGCAGCCGATCTCGGCATGAAGACGGTGCTCGTCGAACGCTACTCGACGCTCGGCGGCGTGTGCCTGAACGTCGGCTGCATCCCGTCGAAGGCGCTGCTGCATACGTCGCTCGTCGTCGAGGAAGCCGCGGCGCTCGCGTCGCACGGCATCACGTTCGGCAAGCCGCAGGTCGACCTCGACAAGCTGCGCGACTTCAAGGGCGGCGTCGTCAAGAAGCTGACGACGGGCCTCGCCGGCATGGCCAAGGCACGCAAGGTCGAAGTGGTCACCGGCGTCGGCGCGTTCGTCGACCCGTTCCACATGGAAGTGCAGGGCGACAACGGCAAGAAGGTCGTCAAGTTCAAGCAGGCGATCATCGCCGCGGGCTCGCAGGCCGTGAAGCTGCCGTTCATGCCGGAAGACCCGCGCGTTGTCGATTCGACCGGCGCGCTCGAACTGCGCCAACTGCCCAAGCGCATGCTCGTGATCGGCGGCGGCATCATCGGCCTCGAAATGGCAACGGTCTACTCGACGCTCGGCGCCGAGATCGACGTCGTCGAAATGATGGACGGCCTGATGATGGGCGCCGACCGCGATCTCGTGAAGGTCTGGGAAAAGTACAACGCGAAGCGCTTCGGCAATGTGATGCTGAAGACCAAGACGGTCGGCGCGGAAGCGAAGGAAGACGGCATCTACGTGAAGTTCGAGGGCGAGAAGGCGCCGGCGGAAGCGCAGCGCTACGACCTCGTGCTCGTCGCGGTGGGCCGCAGTCCGAACGGCAAGAAGATCGGTGCCGACAAGGCCGGTGTCGCCGTCACCGACCGCGGCTTCATCGAGGTCGACAAGCAGATGCGCACGAACGTGCCGCACATCTTCGCGATCGGCGACGTCGTCGGCCAGCCGATGCTCGCGCACAAGGCCGTCCATGAAGGCCACGTCGCAGCGGAAGCCGCGCACGGCGAGAAAGCGTACTTCGACGCGCTGCAGATCCCGTCGGTCGCCTACACCGATCCGGAAGTGGCGTGGGCCGGCAAGACGGAAGACCAGTGCAAGGCCGAGGGCATCAAGTACGGCAAGGCCGTGTTCCCGTGGGCCGCATCGGGCCGCGCGATCGCGAACGGCCGCGACGAAGGCTTCACGAAGCTGATCTTCGACGAGGAAACCCATCGCGTGATCGGCGGCGGCATCGTCGGCCTGAACGCGGGCGACCTGATCAGCGAAGTGTGCCTCGCCGTCGAGATGGGCGCGGACGCGGAAGACATCGGCAAGACGATCCATCCGCATCCGACGCTCGGCGAATCGGTCGGCATGGCCGCCGAGCTGTACGAAGGCGTCTGCACGGACCTGCCGCCGCAGCGCAAGAAGTAA
- the fixJ gene encoding oxygen response regulator transcription factor FixJ, with protein MNSPVTTTQETVFVVDDDEAVRDSLRWLLEANGYRVQCFSSAEQFLDAYQPAQQAGQIACLILDVRMSGMSGLELQERLIADNAALPIIFVTGHGDVPMAVSTMKKGAMDFIEKPFDEAELRKLVERMLDKARSESKSVQEQRAASERLSKLTAREQQVLERIIAGRLNKQIADDLGISIKTVEAHRANIMEKLNVNTVADLLRLALSKKQA; from the coding sequence ATGAATAGCCCTGTCACCACCACTCAGGAAACCGTCTTCGTCGTCGACGACGACGAGGCCGTACGGGACTCGCTGCGCTGGCTGCTGGAGGCGAACGGCTATCGCGTTCAATGCTTCTCGAGCGCCGAGCAGTTCCTCGATGCGTACCAGCCGGCGCAGCAGGCCGGCCAGATCGCGTGCCTGATCCTCGACGTGCGGATGTCGGGCATGAGCGGCCTCGAATTGCAGGAACGCCTGATCGCCGACAACGCCGCGCTGCCGATCATCTTCGTCACCGGTCACGGCGACGTGCCGATGGCCGTGTCGACGATGAAAAAGGGAGCGATGGACTTTATCGAGAAACCGTTCGACGAAGCCGAGCTGCGCAAGCTCGTCGAGCGGATGCTCGACAAGGCCCGAAGCGAAAGCAAGAGCGTCCAGGAACAGCGTGCCGCGAGCGAACGCCTGTCGAAGCTGACCGCGCGCGAGCAGCAGGTGCTCGAGCGGATCATCGCGGGCCGCCTGAACAAGCAGATCGCCGACGACCTCGGCATCAGCATCAAGACGGTCGAGGCGCACCGCGCGAACATCATGGAAAAGCTCAACGTCAACACGGTGGCCGACCTGCTGCGCCTCGCGCTGTCGAAGAAACAGGCCTGA